A single Chryseobacterium sp. DNA region contains:
- a CDS encoding T9SS type A sorting domain-containing protein, whose protein sequence is MKKITTLSAVILCTLADAQYCIPTFQYGADSNMISTIIFGTINNSSPVQSAGAQAYENFTSLSTDLQAGSSYPISVKGPSSTFPSDVVVFIDFNQNGNFDDAGESFYLGRLAAANPANAFTINGTITVPANALGGNTRMRVLKNTNVSAYSDPNAANSIHSACDTDLRAGQAEDYTVNIIGNNTGFPSPYCGIENVTSSTVSEISKVEFAGIHNDSSIDGHSNLIEDFTGTVFNVSRGETYPITVTGGTHGQTTVSAYAYIDFNHNHEFDTDEKFNLGYLDNSNPVSGTESGTAAEIITIPGNALLGPTRFRLVKAYESNSWMGVLENLPCPSGWFIGQVEDYTLDVQPANLSTKEGTADVSVKIYPNPTAGAVTVRAAKGIEKFEVYSLSGQKLIEGNTGIISMEHFTPGIYLLKIQTRDQKIITEKIIKK, encoded by the coding sequence ATGAAAAAAATAACTACTCTTTCTGCTGTCATTCTCTGCACACTTGCAGATGCCCAATATTGTATCCCAACCTTTCAGTATGGAGCAGACAGCAACATGATCAGTACTATTATCTTTGGAACGATAAATAATTCATCACCGGTTCAATCCGCGGGAGCACAAGCATATGAAAATTTCACTTCATTATCAACAGATCTGCAGGCAGGAAGCTCTTACCCGATATCAGTGAAAGGTCCGTCAAGTACTTTTCCCAGTGACGTAGTGGTTTTTATTGATTTTAATCAGAACGGCAACTTTGATGATGCGGGAGAAAGCTTTTATCTAGGCAGGCTGGCAGCGGCTAATCCGGCCAATGCCTTTACGATAAACGGAACAATTACGGTCCCTGCTAATGCTTTAGGAGGAAATACAAGAATGAGGGTACTTAAAAATACGAATGTATCGGCCTATTCGGATCCTAACGCAGCGAATTCAATCCATTCAGCTTGTGATACAGATTTAAGAGCAGGGCAGGCAGAAGATTATACAGTCAATATCATAGGAAATAATACAGGTTTTCCGTCCCCGTATTGCGGAATTGAAAATGTGACAAGCTCAACGGTAAGCGAAATCAGTAAAGTTGAATTTGCAGGGATACATAATGACAGCAGTATTGATGGTCATTCAAACCTTATTGAAGATTTTACAGGGACCGTTTTTAATGTAAGTCGCGGAGAAACTTATCCTATAACGGTAACAGGCGGTACCCACGGACAAACTACCGTATCTGCCTATGCTTATATTGATTTTAATCATAACCATGAGTTTGATACCGATGAAAAGTTCAACCTGGGATATTTAGACAATTCTAACCCGGTTTCTGGTACAGAATCAGGTACTGCAGCGGAAATTATAACGATTCCGGGAAATGCTTTACTGGGACCAACCCGTTTCAGGCTGGTAAAAGCCTATGAATCCAATTCATGGATGGGAGTACTTGAAAATTTACCGTGTCCTTCAGGATGGTTTATAGGACAGGTAGAAGACTATACCCTTGATGTACAGCCGGCGAATCTTTCTACTAAAGAGGGCACAGCAGATGTTTCAGTGAAAATTTATCCCAATCCTACAGCAGGTGCTGTAACGGTACGGGCAGCCAAGGGAATTGAAAAATTCGAAGTTTACAGTCTATCAGGACAAAAGCTTATAGAAGGAAATACCGGTATTATCAGTATGGAACATTTTACTCCGGGCATCTATCTGTTAAAAATTCAGACCAGGGATCAAAAGATAATTACAGAAAAGATCATCAAGAAATAG
- a CDS encoding DEAD/DEAH box helicase: MAEYILDNINISTLSVYDLLKHTSESSFIGNRDFHTIYPVSIENNAGVFTKKSLHDSPVVTINKIGHSLLCSCTCDGPENKLCLHQAEIIHCILEEKNYRIFYDDSLRKKIMMPKARSYGLENEPDLDAYFKLEYNEGKTDILPRIKEILPIDEQALKKDLLPRLPSVLEELAVQDTTKKQILVMGKHRYYNHLTFSLMESETTQTGKIKNPITSVDVMPLIWKAEKPLEIKFYTAISAFQNNYNEDYNAAELEALKLIVQNPLHLNVYYHDREIAETVSSKSLIPVALNTLDAEIQLSVFKKDPFYEITGELQFQDSSIPFKNVTLRNDYFIYNQHTFSLIDHPDMLQVIKFFKAHHEVLLVHSSKYEDFTQSFLSSIEDRIHIHYKYIQTAPEVQLEDKDFKIEKIVYLRQQENYIGITPVMRYGQLEVPVYSRKQLFDTDQNGNLFRIERNDALEARFTSLVMQQHPDFEEQMDGYQYFYLHRDKFMESNWFLEAFEIWRKEGVTILGFNELKNNQLTPHRAKINIQITSGQDWFNAKLKVGFGQKEASLKQLHRSIRNKSKFVQLDDGSLGILPEEWIDRIAAYFQAGEIDEDLLKIPKISFTEVSSLFEKEVLSEEVQKEIASYSSQLSTFKNIPQTDVPAGLHAELRDYQHEGLNWLNFLDGFNFGGCLADDMGLGKTLQIIAFILSQREKRGHITNLIIVPTSLLFNWQEEISKFAPSIKVLLHYGAERPKTTTHMADYEVVLTSYGMLLSDIRFLKAFCFNYIFLDESQTIKNPNSERYKAARLLQSRNRVVLTGTPIENNTFDLYSQLSFACPGLLGSKQYFKDIYAIPIDKFEYSKRAIELQQKIKPFILRRTKKQVAKELPEKTETVIYCEMNAGQRKIYDAYEKELREFIAANDEDDLNKNSMHVLTGLTRLRQICNSPILLKEGYSGEHAVKIEILMEQILGKSKDHKILVFSQFVGMLDLIKTELERHGIMFEYLTGQTKNRGEKVNNFQKNNDIRVFLISLKAGGVGLNLTEADYIYLMDPWWNPAAENQAIDRSYRIGQTKNVIAVRMICSNTVEEKILTLQKKKNLLAQQLLKTDQTQFQGFSKQDLLTVLKPE; encoded by the coding sequence ATGGCAGAATATATTCTTGACAATATCAATATCAGTACACTTTCTGTATACGACCTGCTGAAACATACTTCAGAGAGCTCTTTTATTGGAAATAGAGATTTTCATACGATTTATCCTGTCTCTATTGAAAATAACGCGGGAGTGTTCACCAAAAAATCACTACATGATTCTCCTGTTGTCACCATAAACAAGATCGGTCATTCACTCCTGTGCTCCTGCACTTGTGATGGTCCGGAAAACAAACTTTGCCTGCACCAGGCAGAAATAATACACTGTATCCTGGAAGAAAAGAATTACAGGATTTTCTATGATGATTCCCTCCGCAAGAAAATAATGATGCCTAAAGCCAGGTCCTATGGATTGGAAAATGAGCCTGATCTTGATGCCTATTTCAAGCTGGAATATAATGAAGGAAAAACCGATATACTTCCGAGGATTAAAGAAATACTGCCTATAGATGAGCAGGCTTTAAAAAAGGATCTGCTTCCCCGGCTGCCTTCCGTCCTCGAAGAGCTGGCAGTTCAGGATACCACCAAAAAACAGATCTTGGTAATGGGCAAACACCGTTACTACAATCATCTCACTTTTTCCCTTATGGAGAGTGAAACTACACAAACAGGGAAAATAAAAAACCCGATTACCTCCGTTGATGTCATGCCATTGATATGGAAAGCGGAGAAGCCGCTGGAAATAAAATTTTATACTGCTATTTCTGCATTTCAGAATAATTACAATGAAGACTATAATGCTGCAGAACTTGAAGCGCTAAAGCTGATCGTACAGAATCCACTGCATCTGAATGTCTATTATCATGACCGTGAAATTGCAGAAACAGTCTCTTCAAAATCACTTATCCCCGTTGCACTTAATACTTTAGATGCAGAGATACAACTGTCTGTATTTAAGAAAGATCCATTTTATGAAATTACCGGAGAACTTCAGTTTCAGGATTCGTCAATTCCATTTAAAAACGTGACTCTCCGAAATGATTATTTTATCTATAACCAGCACACATTCAGCCTTATAGATCACCCTGACATGCTGCAGGTCATTAAATTTTTTAAGGCTCATCATGAAGTACTGCTGGTCCATTCTTCGAAATATGAAGATTTTACACAGTCTTTTTTATCATCTATTGAAGATCGTATTCACATCCATTACAAATATATACAGACTGCACCGGAAGTACAGCTTGAAGATAAAGACTTTAAGATTGAAAAGATAGTCTACCTGCGCCAGCAGGAAAATTATATTGGAATTACCCCTGTAATGAGATACGGGCAACTGGAAGTACCGGTGTATTCGAGAAAGCAGCTTTTTGATACTGATCAGAACGGAAATCTTTTCAGGATAGAAAGGAATGATGCTTTGGAAGCCCGTTTTACATCTCTGGTCATGCAGCAGCATCCTGATTTTGAAGAGCAGATGGATGGATACCAGTATTTTTATCTTCACAGAGATAAATTCATGGAAAGCAACTGGTTTCTTGAAGCCTTTGAAATATGGAGGAAGGAAGGAGTCACCATCCTTGGTTTCAATGAGCTAAAAAATAATCAGCTTACCCCGCACCGGGCCAAAATAAACATTCAGATCACCAGTGGCCAGGATTGGTTTAATGCGAAGCTAAAAGTGGGATTTGGCCAAAAAGAAGCCTCATTGAAGCAGCTTCACAGAAGCATCCGCAATAAAAGTAAATTCGTTCAGCTGGACGACGGCTCTCTGGGAATACTTCCTGAAGAATGGATAGACAGAATAGCGGCTTACTTCCAGGCTGGAGAAATTGATGAGGATCTGCTGAAAATTCCAAAAATCAGTTTTACGGAAGTTTCCTCACTTTTCGAAAAAGAAGTACTGAGTGAAGAGGTGCAGAAAGAAATAGCATCTTACTCGTCACAGCTGTCAACATTTAAAAATATTCCGCAGACGGATGTACCTGCCGGATTGCATGCCGAGCTAAGAGATTACCAGCATGAAGGGCTTAACTGGCTGAATTTCCTGGATGGTTTTAATTTCGGAGGATGCCTGGCAGATGATATGGGACTTGGAAAAACACTTCAGATCATTGCATTTATCCTTTCACAGCGAGAGAAACGGGGCCATATAACCAATCTTATCATAGTGCCGACCTCTCTCCTGTTCAACTGGCAGGAGGAGATCAGCAAATTTGCACCATCCATAAAAGTTCTGCTGCATTATGGAGCTGAAAGACCCAAAACCACAACCCACATGGCGGATTATGAAGTGGTACTCACCAGCTATGGGATGCTTCTTTCAGATATCCGGTTTCTGAAGGCTTTTTGTTTCAATTATATTTTCCTTGACGAATCCCAAACCATTAAAAATCCTAATTCGGAAAGGTATAAGGCAGCACGCCTGCTACAGTCGCGAAACAGGGTTGTACTCACCGGAACTCCTATTGAAAACAATACGTTTGACCTTTACAGCCAGCTTTCTTTTGCCTGCCCCGGATTACTGGGAAGCAAACAGTATTTTAAGGATATTTATGCCATCCCTATTGATAAATTTGAATACAGTAAACGGGCTATAGAGCTTCAGCAAAAAATAAAACCCTTTATTCTCCGCAGGACAAAAAAACAGGTAGCCAAAGAACTTCCTGAAAAAACAGAAACTGTAATCTACTGCGAAATGAATGCTGGGCAGCGGAAGATCTATGATGCATATGAAAAGGAACTGCGTGAATTTATTGCAGCCAATGATGAAGATGATCTTAATAAAAACAGCATGCACGTTCTGACAGGATTGACAAGGCTCAGACAGATCTGCAACTCACCGATACTTCTCAAAGAAGGATATTCAGGGGAGCATGCCGTAAAAATTGAAATCCTTATGGAGCAGATCCTTGGGAAATCAAAGGATCATAAAATCCTGGTATTCTCACAGTTTGTCGGAATGCTCGATCTTATAAAAACCGAACTGGAACGTCATGGAATCATGTTTGAATACCTTACCGGACAAACCAAAAACAGAGGTGAAAAAGTAAATAACTTCCAGAAAAACAACGATATCCGCGTATTTCTGATTAGCCTGAAAGCAGGTGGTGTGGGGCTCAACCTTACTGAGGCTGATTATATTTACCTGATGGATCCATGGTGGAACCCTGCTGCAGAAAATCAGGCAATTGACCGAAGCTACCGCATAGGGCAAACCAAAAACGTCATTGCCGTCCGGATGATCTGTTCAAACACTGTGGAAGAGAAAATCCTTACCCTTCAGAAGAAGAAAAATTTATTGGCCCAGCAGCTTCTCAAAACAGACCAAACCCAATTTCAGGGGTTTTCCAAACAGGACCTTCTGACGGTCCTAAAACCGGAATAA
- a CDS encoding SDR family oxidoreductase: MKTVFITGASTGLGKAAAQLFQSRGWKVIATMRNPEAASELSALENVTVLPLDVTDPEQIRSAVQKSLESGDVDVVFNNAGYGLIGPLEALTDEQIVKQLDTNLLGVIRVTQAFIPYFRERKSGTFISTTSIGGLIAFPLGSTYHATKWALEGWSESMAFELNKLGIDIKTVSPGGIKTDFVSRSLDSATAPAYEEMTNSLFSGMEGMMEAASSPEQIAEVVYEAATDGKTQLRYVAGEDAKALYAQRLELGDEAFREQLGKQFI, translated from the coding sequence ATGAAAACAGTTTTTATAACAGGTGCATCAACAGGGTTGGGAAAAGCAGCCGCTCAATTATTTCAAAGCAGAGGATGGAAGGTAATTGCTACCATGAGAAATCCTGAAGCCGCTTCGGAACTCTCTGCACTGGAGAATGTCACTGTGCTGCCACTGGATGTTACCGATCCTGAACAGATCAGGTCGGCCGTTCAGAAATCACTTGAGTCAGGAGATGTGGATGTTGTTTTTAATAACGCAGGATATGGTCTTATCGGGCCTCTGGAAGCTCTGACAGATGAGCAGATCGTAAAACAGCTTGATACCAACTTATTGGGGGTTATCCGTGTTACTCAGGCATTCATTCCTTATTTCAGAGAAAGAAAAAGCGGAACCTTTATTTCTACCACATCTATCGGCGGTCTGATTGCATTTCCTTTAGGATCTACTTACCATGCTACAAAATGGGCCTTGGAAGGATGGAGTGAGAGTATGGCTTTTGAGCTTAATAAATTGGGAATTGATATTAAAACCGTTTCTCCCGGAGGCATTAAAACCGATTTTGTAAGCCGCTCCCTGGACTCGGCAACGGCACCGGCCTATGAAGAAATGACCAATTCTCTGTTTTCCGGTATGGAAGGAATGATGGAGGCTGCTTCAAGCCCGGAACAGATTGCTGAAGTGGTGTATGAAGCTGCCACAGATGGTAAAACACAGTTGCGCTATGTAGCCGGTGAAGATGCCAAGGCTTTATATGCCCAGCGTCTGGAACTGGGTGATGAAGCATTCAGAGAGCAGCTGGGAAAACAGTTCATCTAG
- a CDS encoding helix-turn-helix transcriptional regulator, with protein MEKKENVPLKISSISELHDLLQLPKPLHPLVSLVDNTKMRINKEFLTRSFLLNFYKISYKYSNNGKMGYGQGYYDFNEGGMMFTAPGQLLHTDESAEYCGHTLLVHPDFIRSYPLAKTIRKFGFFSYDTNEALHLSDQEKTMITGLLDSITNELNTAIDEVSQDVIVSYIEVLLNYSNRYYKRQFITRKAVNNDLLSKMDTVLEDYFNKEEPLNKGLPTVEFLAAELHLSPHYLSDMLRNLTGQNAQQHIHERLIEKAKEYLTLTNFSVSEVAYALGFEHPQSFNKLFKKKTNETPLSYRQSFN; from the coding sequence ATGGAAAAGAAAGAAAATGTTCCTCTGAAGATTTCATCTATATCAGAACTGCATGATCTATTGCAGCTTCCTAAGCCTCTCCACCCGCTGGTAAGCCTGGTAGACAATACAAAGATGCGCATCAATAAAGAGTTTTTGACCAGAAGCTTTCTATTGAATTTTTATAAGATCTCGTACAAATATTCTAACAACGGAAAAATGGGTTACGGGCAGGGATATTACGATTTTAATGAAGGAGGAATGATGTTTACGGCTCCAGGGCAGCTTCTGCATACCGACGAAAGTGCGGAATATTGCGGCCATACACTGCTGGTACATCCTGATTTTATAAGGAGCTATCCTTTGGCCAAAACGATCAGGAAATTTGGGTTCTTTTCCTATGATACCAATGAAGCCCTGCATTTATCAGATCAGGAAAAAACAATGATCACCGGACTTCTTGACAGCATTACGAATGAGCTGAATACCGCTATTGATGAAGTAAGCCAGGATGTCATTGTTTCTTATATTGAAGTGCTTCTCAATTACAGTAACCGGTATTATAAAAGACAGTTTATCACCAGGAAAGCAGTGAACAATGATTTGCTCTCCAAAATGGATACTGTTCTCGAAGATTATTTTAATAAGGAAGAACCCTTAAATAAAGGGCTGCCTACCGTAGAATTTCTCGCTGCTGAGCTTCATTTGTCACCCCATTATCTGAGCGATATGCTTCGTAATCTTACAGGGCAGAATGCTCAGCAGCACATTCATGAGAGATTGATAGAAAAGGCCAAAGAATATCTTACCCTTACTAATTTTTCAGTATCAGAAGTTGCCTATGCCTTGGGTTTTGAACATCCGCAGTCATTCAATAAATTGTTTAAAAAGAAAACCAATGAAACGCCTTTAAGTTACAGACAGTCATTTAACTAA
- a CDS encoding GNAT family N-acetyltransferase — MKEKWISHPTILKGTSIDLIPLEKEHLEELYIAASDKELWELIPSDCSEKILFDKNYKLALSEREAGNQYPFVIRHKETHQLIGSTRLFEIFPSDRKLEIGWTWITKEFWGTTVNLECKLLLLTYCFETLKTNRVQLKTKDTNYRSRKAIEKIGGVFEGILRKDRIQHDGTTRNAAYYSILDDEWEAAKSKIKIQIEKKQNLTS, encoded by the coding sequence ATGAAAGAAAAATGGATCTCTCATCCAACGATCTTAAAGGGAACTTCGATTGATCTGATTCCTTTAGAAAAAGAACATTTGGAAGAATTATATATTGCCGCTTCTGATAAAGAACTTTGGGAACTCATTCCCTCTGACTGTTCAGAAAAAATACTTTTTGATAAAAATTACAAGCTGGCATTATCGGAAAGAGAAGCCGGAAATCAGTATCCATTTGTAATACGACATAAAGAAACCCACCAGCTGATAGGGTCCACAAGGCTTTTTGAAATATTTCCATCGGACAGGAAATTAGAAATCGGATGGACCTGGATCACTAAAGAATTCTGGGGAACAACCGTCAATTTAGAATGTAAATTACTTTTACTTACCTATTGTTTTGAAACTTTAAAAACCAACAGGGTACAGTTAAAAACCAAAGACACCAACTACAGGTCAAGAAAAGCTATTGAAAAGATAGGAGGTGTATTTGAAGGGATTCTAAGAAAAGACCGCATCCAGCATGACGGGACTACCAGAAATGCAGCGTATTACAGCATTCTGGATGATGAATGGGAAGCTGCAAAATCTAAGATTAAAATACAGATTGAGAAAAAACAAAATTTAACCTCTTGA
- a CDS encoding helix-turn-helix transcriptional regulator — MIDIKPNFEGLYIEKYKANQITEFQKRAGKLNKLLLCFLSDGELNLTINTLPFRIKKNSVVMLLPDTELTDVSGSEDLDWSVFFISLDFISSYSFLTVLLASEEIKFNPAMPVEASAKKLIWSTVKLIRGYHSKTKEETTLEAVQYLLYALLELVSKLYLPVIRNNSLLQTRSQDLLEHFFELLNQHGHLQRSVLFYSGQLHLSPQYLSSLIKKETGKPIKQWISYMVIKHAKELLKTTSLSIKEVSNQLQFVDSSLFCRYFRRCTGITANTYREHYKIKK; from the coding sequence ATGATAGATATTAAGCCGAATTTTGAAGGGTTGTATATTGAAAAATATAAAGCGAACCAGATTACTGAGTTTCAAAAAAGAGCCGGTAAACTTAACAAACTCCTGTTATGCTTTCTATCGGATGGTGAATTGAACCTTACCATCAATACACTTCCTTTTCGCATTAAGAAAAATTCAGTAGTAATGTTGTTGCCGGATACGGAATTAACGGATGTTTCCGGAAGCGAGGACCTTGATTGGTCCGTGTTCTTCATCTCCCTTGATTTTATCAGCAGTTATAGTTTTCTGACTGTTTTACTGGCCAGTGAGGAGATTAAATTCAATCCGGCCATGCCCGTAGAAGCTTCTGCCAAAAAACTCATTTGGTCTACGGTGAAGCTTATCCGTGGCTATCATTCTAAGACCAAAGAAGAAACTACCCTGGAAGCTGTTCAGTATTTACTGTATGCTTTACTTGAGCTGGTGTCAAAACTTTACCTGCCGGTGATCAGGAACAACAGCCTTTTACAGACCAGAAGCCAGGATCTCCTGGAACATTTTTTTGAATTGTTAAATCAGCATGGGCATTTGCAGAGAAGTGTTCTGTTTTACTCCGGTCAGCTGCATCTTTCGCCCCAATACCTAAGCAGTTTGATAAAAAAAGAAACGGGGAAACCTATTAAACAATGGATCAGCTATATGGTGATCAAACATGCCAAAGAGCTTCTGAAAACCACTTCCCTTTCCATTAAAGAAGTCAGCAATCAGCTGCAGTTTGTAGATTCCTCCCTTTTCTGCCGGTATTTCAGACGCTGCACAGGAATTACAGCCAATACCTACAGAGAGCATTATAAAATCAAAAAGTAA